The following proteins are co-located in the Paenibacillus sp. JNUCC32 genome:
- a CDS encoding acyltransferase, producing the protein MEKRAKLTEIDLVRGFAMMGVLMVHATSFATVQMRGDDFFGLYNFLNIFSKVGTTTFIFLSSFVLFYNYYHRPFKGRDLGRFFKNRLMYILVPYVLFSVLFFTVAWYHRGGESDLAAMLESFWPKLATGKSYTHLYFIFINIQFYVLFPLVLMLLKRFRGFAAVCVLVGIVLQWLFYIGNDAWWDVTNRNSWSPSFLSYYFLGAWIGIYYDRVKNWLTSAQQAARPALRKLGWILLWAVWLGAALAHIGLRYNQRLLGTEYHPLLYDAFWNVHTLTTALVMLQVALLFGNKSAWWLNGFRRLGVYSFGVYLVHPLVLLFYRDFPPRTENSWLLLAWYAGGLVSAVAVSYIAVYGISRLGGWTWIFFGKLPGSLRKGKASIPSVPVKPVTEVSS; encoded by the coding sequence ATGGAGAAACGTGCAAAATTAACCGAAATCGACCTGGTTCGGGGCTTTGCGATGATGGGCGTGCTGATGGTGCATGCGACGTCGTTCGCCACAGTTCAGATGCGCGGGGACGATTTTTTTGGCTTGTATAACTTCCTGAACATATTTTCGAAGGTTGGAACGACGACCTTCATATTTCTGAGCAGCTTCGTGCTGTTCTATAACTATTATCACCGCCCGTTCAAGGGCCGTGACCTTGGGCGCTTCTTCAAAAACCGGCTGATGTATATCCTGGTGCCGTATGTGCTGTTCTCGGTTTTGTTCTTTACGGTGGCCTGGTATCATCGCGGGGGCGAGTCCGATCTGGCGGCGATGCTGGAGAGCTTCTGGCCCAAGCTGGCGACGGGAAAATCCTACACGCACTTGTATTTCATTTTCATTAACATTCAGTTCTACGTGCTGTTCCCGCTCGTATTGATGCTGCTCAAGCGATTCCGCGGCTTCGCGGCGGTCTGCGTGCTGGTCGGCATTGTACTGCAGTGGTTGTTCTACATCGGCAATGATGCCTGGTGGGACGTAACGAACCGGAACAGCTGGTCGCCGTCGTTTCTGTCGTATTATTTTCTCGGGGCATGGATAGGTATCTACTATGACCGGGTTAAGAACTGGCTGACTTCAGCGCAGCAGGCTGCAAGACCGGCGCTGCGAAAGCTGGGCTGGATCTTGCTCTGGGCGGTATGGCTGGGCGCCGCGCTGGCGCATATCGGCCTTCGATACAATCAGCGGCTGCTGGGGACGGAATATCACCCGCTGCTTTACGATGCCTTTTGGAATGTGCATACGTTAACCACCGCCCTGGTTATGCTCCAGGTCGCGCTGCTGTTCGGGAATAAGAGCGCTTGGTGGTTGAACGGGTTCAGACGGCTCGGGGTGTATTCCTTCGGTGTTTATCTGGTGCATCCGCTGGTGCTGCTCTTTTACCGGGACTTTCCTCCGCGGACGGAGAACTCCTGGCTGCTGCTCGCGTGGTATGCCGGCGGGCTTGTCAGCGCGGTCGCGGTTTCGTATATAGCGGTCTACGGCATTAGCCGCCTTGGAGGCTGGACCTGGATCTTCTTCGGTAAACTGCCGGGCAGCTTGCGGAAGGGAAAAGCATCCATTCCTTCGGTTCCGGTCAAGCCAGTGACGGAGGTGTCATCTTAA
- a CDS encoding amino acid ABC transporter ATP-binding protein has product MHAGVQFEVNRRGFLLIEFSRVNKFFGTFHVLKEIDLTISQGEVVVIVGPSGSGKSTLLRCINRLESITDGELVVNGVKLHDRKIDINTFRRDIGMVFQHFNLYPHKKVIDNIILAPMKVLGMSKAEATEKAMTYLQRVGIADKANSYPSQLSGGQQQRVAIARGLTMNPKIMLFDEPTSALDPEMIGEVLDVMRSLAHQGMTMAVVTHEMGFAREAADRIVFMDEGRIIEDAPAAEFFNQPKEERARAFLSRLLHH; this is encoded by the coding sequence ATGCATGCAGGCGTCCAATTCGAAGTGAATAGGAGGGGATTTCTACTGATTGAATTTAGCCGCGTCAACAAATTTTTCGGAACCTTCCATGTTCTGAAAGAAATCGACCTGACCATTTCCCAGGGGGAAGTCGTTGTCATCGTTGGACCTTCCGGCTCCGGCAAGAGCACGCTCCTGCGCTGCATCAATCGGCTTGAAAGCATTACGGATGGCGAGCTCGTCGTGAATGGCGTCAAGCTGCATGACAGAAAGATCGACATCAATACATTCAGGCGGGATATCGGGATGGTCTTCCAGCACTTTAACCTGTATCCGCACAAAAAGGTGATCGACAACATCATTCTCGCGCCCATGAAGGTGCTGGGAATGTCGAAAGCGGAGGCGACGGAAAAAGCGATGACGTACCTGCAGCGGGTCGGGATCGCCGACAAAGCGAACAGTTACCCTTCCCAGCTCTCGGGCGGGCAGCAGCAGCGGGTCGCGATTGCCCGCGGATTGACGATGAATCCGAAGATCATGCTGTTTGACGAACCGACGTCCGCGCTTGACCCGGAGATGATCGGCGAGGTGCTCGATGTTATGCGCTCGCTCGCCCACCAAGGCATGACCATGGCCGTCGTTACGCATGAGATGGGCTTCGCGCGCGAAGCCGCGGACCGGATCGTCTTTATGGACGAAGGCCGGATCATCGAGGACGCCCCGGCTGCCGAGTTCTTCAATCAGCCGAAGGAAGAAAGAGCGCGGGCGTTTCTGAGCCGCCTGCTGCATCACTAG
- a CDS encoding ABC transporter substrate-binding protein: protein MKRRFTRTFRWSAALLALVIMLIASGCGGAGSTDTLEAIKKRGKLVAGVKYDTKLFGLQDPATGNVEGFDIDIAKALAKKILGDETKVELKEVTSKTRIDMLKNGDIDIIIATMTITEERKEQVDFSDVYFEAGQSLLVKKGSPITGLESLNKDTKVLTVKGSTSAQNIREKAPDAVILEFENYQDAFTALKAGQGDALTTDNSILLGMQQQDPSFELVGGNFTDEPYGMAIKKGNPEFVKTVNELLKELKDSGEYDKLYEQWMGVKPE from the coding sequence ATGAAGAGAAGATTTACGAGGACCTTCAGGTGGAGCGCGGCCCTGCTGGCGCTCGTCATCATGCTGATCGCATCCGGATGCGGGGGGGCCGGCAGCACGGACACCCTGGAGGCGATCAAAAAACGGGGCAAGCTGGTGGCCGGCGTGAAATATGATACGAAGCTGTTCGGACTGCAGGACCCGGCCACTGGCAATGTAGAGGGCTTCGATATCGACATCGCCAAAGCGCTCGCCAAAAAAATTCTCGGCGACGAGACCAAGGTCGAGCTGAAGGAGGTCACCTCCAAGACCCGGATCGACATGCTGAAGAACGGGGATATCGACATCATTATTGCCACGATGACCATTACGGAAGAACGCAAGGAACAGGTGGATTTCAGCGATGTCTATTTTGAGGCAGGCCAATCCCTGCTGGTGAAGAAGGGCAGCCCGATCACGGGTCTGGAAAGCCTGAACAAGGATACGAAGGTGCTCACGGTAAAAGGCTCCACGTCCGCGCAAAATATCCGCGAGAAAGCGCCCGACGCGGTTATTCTCGAATTCGAGAATTATCAGGATGCCTTCACCGCGCTCAAAGCCGGACAGGGGGATGCCCTGACCACCGACAATTCCATCCTGCTCGGCATGCAGCAGCAGGACCCGAGCTTCGAGCTGGTCGGCGGCAACTTTACCGATGAGCCGTACGGCATGGCGATCAAGAAAGGAAACCCGGAATTCGTGAAGACCGTCAACGAGCTGTTGAAGGAGCTGAAGGACAGCGGCGAATACGACAAACTGTATGAGCAATGGATGGGCGTAAAGCCGGAATAA
- a CDS encoding amino acid ABC transporter permease has product MWDFNILVEHWDQFMAGLGQTILASLLGLIGSLVLGTFIAIMRIAPFRVLKAIGTIYVEFIRNIPLLVVVFFFFLGLPALGIPVDPFTSGTLGLMVYTAAFIAEAIRAGIQAVPSGQSEAARSSGLSYIQNMRYIILPQAVKIVLPAIGNQLINLVKNSSVLGVIAGLDLMYYADLINLSTFKGIPVYTFVALFYLLLTVPLSLAVHYMERRFARSN; this is encoded by the coding sequence TTGTGGGATTTCAACATTCTGGTCGAGCATTGGGATCAATTCATGGCCGGCCTGGGCCAGACCATTCTCGCCAGCCTGCTGGGACTGATCGGCAGCTTGGTGCTGGGCACCTTCATCGCCATTATGCGGATTGCTCCATTCCGCGTCTTGAAGGCGATCGGCACCATTTATGTCGAGTTTATCCGTAATATCCCGCTCCTCGTGGTTGTCTTTTTCTTTTTCCTGGGCCTGCCCGCCCTCGGCATACCGGTCGACCCGTTCACCTCGGGCACGCTCGGGCTGATGGTGTATACGGCTGCCTTCATTGCCGAAGCCATTCGGGCAGGCATTCAGGCGGTACCGTCAGGGCAGTCGGAAGCGGCTCGCTCCTCCGGGCTGAGTTATATCCAGAATATGCGCTACATCATTCTTCCGCAGGCGGTCAAAATCGTACTGCCGGCCATCGGCAACCAATTGATCAACCTGGTCAAAAACTCCTCGGTCCTGGGCGTTATCGCCGGACTCGACCTGATGTATTATGCCGATCTCATAAACCTGAGCACCTTCAAAGGCATACCCGTCTATACGTTTGTGGCCCTGTTCTACCTGCTCCTGACCGTTCCGCTCAGTCTCGCGGTCCACTATATGGAGCGCCGATTCGCGAGAAGCAATTGA
- a CDS encoding amino acid ABC transporter permease has translation MDFIGAYSWPNLRYLLQGFWITVQVAGLSIIFSFIIGTVLGTVRYTKTPFLSRTTAFLVDIIRNLPLLLIIFFIGMVLPQTGIRIPTFWAAVVGLSIFEGAMIAEIVRSGLVSVDKGQIEAARASGLSYMQTLRHVILPLALRRMSPPMVSQFISLIKDTSLAVIISLPELMRNVQILSGSSYSYVIPALVFASLLYFTLNYLLSIIAKRLEARQI, from the coding sequence ATGGATTTTATCGGTGCATACTCCTGGCCAAACCTGCGATATCTCCTTCAAGGCTTTTGGATCACGGTGCAGGTTGCCGGCTTATCCATTATATTCAGCTTCATCATCGGAACCGTGCTCGGGACCGTGAGGTATACGAAGACCCCCTTCCTGTCGAGGACCACGGCTTTTTTGGTGGATATTATCCGCAATCTGCCGCTGCTGCTGATCATATTCTTCATCGGCATGGTGCTGCCCCAAACCGGGATTCGAATCCCGACCTTCTGGGCGGCTGTTGTCGGACTGAGCATTTTTGAAGGGGCCATGATCGCCGAGATCGTCCGCAGCGGCCTCGTATCGGTGGATAAAGGCCAAATCGAAGCGGCCCGGGCCTCGGGCCTCTCTTATATGCAGACACTGCGGCACGTCATTCTTCCGCTGGCGCTGCGCCGGATGTCCCCGCCCATGGTGAGCCAGTTCATCTCGCTCATTAAAGACACGTCGCTCGCCGTGATCATTTCGCTGCCTGAGCTGATGCGCAACGTGCAAATCCTAAGCGGTTCCAGCTATTCCTATGTCATCCCGGCCCTTGTCTTTGCATCCTTGCTGTACTTTACGCTGAATTATCTGCTGTCCATCATCGCCAAGCGGCTGGAAGCAAGGCAGATATAG
- a CDS encoding DUF6376 family protein — MIKRLLLISLVLGVLSGCSLVDSVNNSLDYTKEATTFINEASQFAESIPELAQQAATNTDAKETLTQQLEAMKTRISEFNGIEAPAFAQTIHEQLVGLNDTLLTDINGYMDRIQNGVTDFQNSNIVQTVNKINETMDMLQNLQP; from the coding sequence ATGATCAAACGATTATTGCTGATTTCACTTGTACTGGGAGTTCTCTCCGGATGTTCCTTGGTGGACAGCGTGAACAATTCCTTGGATTATACGAAGGAAGCTACGACCTTTATCAATGAAGCTTCCCAATTTGCCGAGTCCATCCCGGAGCTCGCCCAGCAGGCAGCCACCAATACGGATGCCAAGGAAACGCTGACCCAGCAACTCGAAGCGATGAAAACCCGGATCTCGGAGTTTAACGGCATCGAAGCCCCTGCCTTTGCGCAGACGATCCATGAACAGCTGGTCGGATTAAACGACACGCTGCTGACCGACATCAACGGTTATATGGATCGAATCCAGAACGGAGTGACCGACTTCCAGAATTCCAACATCGTTCAAACCGTCAATAAAATTAACGAAACGATGGATATGCTCCAAAATCTCCAGCCATAA
- a CDS encoding nitroreductase family protein, whose translation MSDLTTLIKSRRSANLFMEGIEIPDQDLNDIFNEVKYAPSAFNLQHTHYVVVKDPDIKHTVYEAANKQHKILTASAVIVVLGNKQAYEDIGRMNEGFLNLGVIDKLEYDMTVESVTSFYEAGGETFMRDEAIRNASLSAMLLMMVAKDKGWDTCPMIGFDPDALQKELNIPDAYVPAMLIAIGKEDARKPRPRGYRKPVLEFVSYNRF comes from the coding sequence ATGAGTGATCTTACTACATTAATTAAGAGCCGGAGGTCGGCTAATCTGTTTATGGAAGGGATTGAAATCCCGGATCAGGATTTGAACGATATCTTTAATGAGGTTAAATATGCTCCTTCGGCTTTTAATTTACAGCATACGCACTATGTGGTGGTTAAGGATCCCGATATCAAGCACACAGTTTACGAAGCCGCCAACAAGCAGCATAAGATACTCACCGCGTCGGCCGTCATCGTGGTGCTGGGGAATAAGCAGGCCTACGAGGATATCGGAAGAATGAACGAGGGCTTTCTGAATTTGGGCGTGATCGACAAGCTTGAATATGACATGACGGTTGAATCGGTCACGAGCTTTTATGAAGCGGGCGGAGAAACCTTTATGAGGGATGAAGCCATTCGGAATGCCAGCCTATCCGCGATGTTATTGATGATGGTGGCCAAGGACAAGGGATGGGATACCTGCCCGATGATCGGATTTGATCCCGATGCCCTGCAGAAGGAACTGAACATTCCGGACGCTTATGTGCCCGCCATGCTGATCGCGATCGGCAAGGAGGATGCGCGCAAACCGCGTCCCCGCGGCTACCGCAAGCCGGTATTGGAATTTGTGAGCTATAACCGATTTTAA
- a CDS encoding LamG-like jellyroll fold domain-containing protein, with protein MNKNMLRKTAAAGIAAMLMAGGLSTAGQGPAAGVPDVYAEAAPLKKGEKAPIFREASVHDPSVIKTGDTYYVFGSHLAAAKSKDLMSWDMVASGVATGNPLIPNVTEELRETLEWAQSDTLWAADVIQLADGKFYMYYNACKGDSPRSAMGIAVADRIEGPYKDTGIILKSGMWDEISEDGTIYDATKHPNVVDPDVFFDKNGKLWMVYGSYSGGIFIMEMDPKTGKPLPGQGYGKKLLGGNHSRIEGPYMVYHPATDYYYLYLSYGGLDAVGGYNMRVVRSKNPDGPFYDAEGNDMREVKADPSLPLFDDRSIEPYGVKLMGNYLFKRLVGDPGAGIGTGAVSPGHNSVYYDERSKRTFLIFHSRFPQRGEEHEIRVHELYMNQDSWPVSAPYRYAGEEATEAKKVTPKDAAGDYKLIQHGKDISSVVKESVPIELHKNGKVTGAAEGAWKISGKRDVTLTLDGKRYKGVMTPQWDPEVKRQTMTFTALSADGTAMWGVRQLDRSDRELVDAVKRDLSLGDVSEVFYDLALPSEASGGAVIRWTSSHPEVISAEGKLNRPAAGAGDARVTLTAQITSGKAKAAKAFDVTVLQQSAGPLLLSYPFSENKEGAAFDVSENGFHGKVLGGVRWNEKSRHGGGMDFNGSDGYIELPNRVTDTEDFTFAAWVYWKGGAPWQRVLDAGSGLARHMFLTPSQHAGVLQFTIHGSGGDQSLLGSAPLPVNAWTHVAVTLQGDTGKLYVNGQMVASGDHMKLNPSGLLTTEAYLGKSRFAADPYFNGSLDEVRMYSKALTDSEIKKLAE; from the coding sequence ATGAACAAGAACATGCTGCGTAAGACGGCTGCCGCAGGAATTGCCGCAATGTTAATGGCAGGAGGCTTAAGTACGGCAGGCCAAGGACCTGCGGCCGGCGTTCCTGACGTGTACGCGGAAGCGGCTCCGCTGAAGAAGGGGGAGAAGGCACCGATCTTCCGGGAGGCTTCCGTGCACGATCCGTCCGTGATCAAAACAGGGGATACCTACTATGTGTTCGGTTCCCATCTGGCCGCGGCCAAATCGAAGGACTTGATGAGCTGGGACATGGTCGCGTCCGGGGTCGCGACCGGCAATCCGCTGATTCCGAACGTAACGGAGGAATTGAGAGAAACGCTGGAATGGGCGCAAAGCGACACATTGTGGGCGGCCGACGTGATTCAGCTGGCAGACGGCAAATTCTATATGTACTATAACGCCTGCAAAGGGGATTCCCCGCGATCCGCCATGGGGATCGCCGTTGCCGATCGGATCGAAGGCCCGTATAAGGACACCGGCATCATTCTGAAATCCGGCATGTGGGACGAGATCAGTGAGGATGGAACCATCTATGATGCAACAAAGCACCCGAATGTCGTCGATCCGGATGTGTTCTTCGATAAGAACGGCAAGCTGTGGATGGTATACGGCTCCTATTCCGGCGGCATTTTCATTATGGAGATGGATCCCAAGACCGGAAAACCGCTGCCTGGGCAAGGATACGGGAAGAAGCTGCTGGGAGGCAATCACAGCCGGATCGAAGGGCCTTACATGGTTTATCACCCGGCCACGGACTATTACTACCTGTACCTGTCGTACGGGGGGTTGGATGCGGTTGGCGGCTACAATATGCGGGTGGTCCGATCCAAAAATCCGGATGGTCCTTTCTACGATGCGGAGGGCAATGACATGAGAGAAGTGAAGGCTGATCCTTCCCTTCCGCTTTTTGACGATCGTTCGATTGAGCCGTATGGCGTGAAGCTGATGGGGAACTACTTGTTCAAGCGCCTGGTCGGTGATCCGGGGGCGGGGATCGGCACCGGGGCCGTGTCGCCTGGCCATAACTCCGTCTATTACGATGAGCGGAGCAAACGAACATTCCTTATTTTTCACAGCCGCTTCCCGCAGCGCGGGGAAGAGCATGAGATTCGGGTGCATGAGTTGTATATGAATCAGGACAGCTGGCCGGTATCGGCTCCATACCGTTATGCGGGCGAGGAGGCCACGGAGGCTAAGAAAGTCACGCCGAAAGATGCGGCCGGAGACTATAAGCTGATTCAACACGGGAAAGATATTTCGTCCGTCGTCAAAGAATCGGTGCCGATCGAGCTTCATAAGAACGGCAAAGTAACAGGTGCAGCCGAGGGGGCTTGGAAGATCAGCGGAAAGCGGGATGTGACGCTTACGCTGGATGGAAAGCGTTATAAAGGCGTAATGACTCCGCAATGGGACCCCGAAGTGAAGCGGCAGACGATGACCTTCACGGCCCTTTCGGCGGACGGTACCGCGATGTGGGGCGTACGTCAGCTTGATCGCAGCGACAGGGAACTCGTGGATGCCGTGAAGAGGGACCTTTCCCTCGGGGATGTGAGCGAAGTTTTCTACGATCTGGCTTTGCCGTCCGAGGCTTCCGGAGGTGCCGTCATTCGCTGGACCTCCTCTCATCCCGAAGTCATATCGGCGGAGGGAAAGCTGAATCGTCCTGCTGCCGGGGCGGGGGACGCGAGGGTTACGCTGACCGCTCAGATTACGAGCGGTAAAGCAAAGGCTGCCAAAGCGTTTGACGTAACCGTGCTGCAGCAGTCGGCAGGGCCGCTGCTGCTGAGCTATCCGTTCAGCGAGAATAAAGAAGGCGCGGCGTTCGACGTCTCGGAAAACGGATTTCATGGAAAGGTCCTTGGCGGAGTCCGGTGGAATGAGAAGAGCCGGCATGGAGGCGGCATGGACTTTAACGGCTCGGACGGCTATATTGAACTGCCGAATCGGGTCACCGATACAGAGGACTTCACCTTTGCGGCCTGGGTTTATTGGAAGGGAGGAGCACCGTGGCAGCGGGTGCTGGATGCCGGCAGCGGGCTTGCCAGGCATATGTTCCTGACGCCATCCCAACACGCCGGCGTCCTTCAGTTTACGATTCACGGCAGCGGCGGAGACCAGAGCCTCCTTGGCAGCGCGCCGCTTCCGGTGAATGCGTGGACGCATGTAGCCGTGACCCTTCAGGGGGATACGGGCAAGTTATACGTGAACGGACAGATGGTTGCCTCGGGCGATCACATGAAGCTGAATCCAAGCGGGCTGCTGACAACGGAAGCTTATTTAGGGAAAAGCCGGTTCGCGGCCGATCCTTACTTTAACGGAAGCTTGGATGAGGTGCGGATGTACAGCAAGGCGCTGACCGACAGTGAAATCAAGAAGCTGGCCGAGTAA
- a CDS encoding glycosyl hydrolase family 8 produces the protein MKVFRNSIIRKSAALFCAVLLILPAGLSLAANKPFPQHTSYTSGSIKPNNVTQTAMDNAVKSKWNSWKGSFLKPAATGQYYVKYNSAGETVSEAHGYGMIFTVLMAGYDSNAQSYFDGLYRYYKAHPSDNNPYLMAWKQNSSFQNIEGANSATDGDMDIAYALLLADKQWGSSGSINYLQAAKDIINAIMSNDVNQSQWTLRLGDWATSGNYNTATRPSDFMLNHMKAFRAATGDARWDNVINKTYTIINSIYNGYSSNTGLLPDFVVMSGGNYQPAAAGFLEGANDGKYYYNSARTPWRITTDYLMTGDTRALNQLNKMNTFIKSAANSNPANIKAGYNLNGTALVTYNSGAFYAPFGVSAMTSSSHQSWLNSVWNYTANASAEGYYEESIKLFSMMVMSGNWWTY, from the coding sequence ATGAAAGTATTCCGAAATTCGATTATCCGTAAGTCGGCGGCGCTTTTCTGCGCTGTTCTGCTGATCTTGCCGGCCGGGTTGTCCCTGGCGGCCAACAAGCCCTTTCCCCAGCATACGTCCTATACGAGCGGTTCGATTAAGCCGAACAACGTAACGCAGACCGCGATGGACAATGCGGTCAAGAGCAAATGGAACAGCTGGAAAGGGTCTTTTCTGAAGCCGGCTGCAACCGGGCAATATTACGTCAAATACAATTCCGCGGGCGAGACGGTATCCGAGGCTCACGGTTACGGAATGATTTTCACCGTTCTGATGGCGGGATACGACAGTAATGCGCAGTCGTATTTCGATGGGTTATATCGCTATTACAAGGCGCATCCGAGTGATAACAATCCGTATCTGATGGCGTGGAAACAGAACAGCAGCTTCCAGAATATAGAGGGGGCCAACTCGGCAACGGACGGCGATATGGATATTGCATACGCACTCCTGCTTGCGGACAAGCAGTGGGGAAGCAGCGGATCGATCAATTACCTGCAGGCCGCGAAGGATATCATCAATGCCATCATGAGCAATGACGTCAATCAGTCGCAATGGACGCTGCGTTTGGGCGATTGGGCTACCAGCGGCAACTACAATACCGCCACGCGGCCATCGGATTTCATGCTGAACCATATGAAGGCGTTCCGTGCGGCTACCGGCGATGCCCGTTGGGATAACGTCATTAACAAAACCTATACGATCATCAACTCCATCTATAACGGTTACAGCTCCAATACCGGTTTGCTTCCGGATTTCGTCGTCATGTCGGGCGGCAATTATCAGCCAGCGGCAGCGGGATTCCTGGAGGGGGCGAACGACGGGAAATATTACTACAACTCGGCCCGGACTCCATGGCGGATTACGACCGACTATCTGATGACCGGCGATACGCGCGCGCTGAATCAATTGAATAAAATGAACACGTTCATTAAGTCGGCTGCAAACAGCAATCCTGCCAATATCAAGGCAGGGTATAATCTGAACGGGACCGCGCTGGTGACTTATAACAGCGGAGCGTTCTATGCACCGTTCGGCGTAAGCGCGATGACTTCGTCCAGTCACCAGAGCTGGCTGAATTCGGTATGGAATTATACGGCGAACGCATCTGCAGAGGGATATTATGAGGAGAGCATCAAGCTGTTCTCGATGATGGTCATGTCGGGAAATTGGTGGACATATTAA
- a CDS encoding FAD-dependent oxidoreductase, with protein MQNHIEADIIILGGGLGGCAAALAAAKAGKRVIMTEESDWLGGQITSQGVPPDEHPWIEQFGCTASYREFRNRIRDYYKELFPLRAESRQERYLNPGSALVSGIAHEPRAALAVLQGMLAPYVHSGRLTILTEHALVEAESGGDQVTSVRLRDSRSGDIVKLTGAFFLDATEEGDLLPLAGIEYVTGSESAEETGEPHALSGPADRADMQAFTWCFAMDYREGEDHTIPKPIRYDFWKSYRADFWPDAMLSWTGLVPHTLEPVTYSLFPDGRSFSLWKYRQILNPEHFEGGLFDSSVTVVNWPQNDYWLGSIIDVVPEERERHLEESRQLSLSLLYWMQTEAPRPDGGKGYPGLRLRPDVMGTKDGLAKAPYIRESRRIRAEFTVKEQHIAAECRPDGRAETFRDSVGIGCYRIDLHPSTGLRTYIDISSLPFQIPMGSLIPVRVANVLAACKNIGTTHITNGCYRLHPVEWNIGEAAGFLAAYCIEHGLKPREVRNTPDHLEAFQRRLTEQGIERSWPSVHAV; from the coding sequence ATGCAGAATCATATAGAGGCGGATATCATCATTCTGGGCGGAGGACTCGGCGGCTGCGCCGCTGCGCTTGCGGCGGCGAAGGCGGGAAAACGCGTGATTATGACCGAAGAGAGCGATTGGCTCGGCGGCCAGATTACAAGTCAGGGCGTACCGCCCGACGAGCATCCCTGGATCGAGCAGTTTGGCTGCACGGCCAGCTACCGTGAATTCCGGAATCGGATCCGCGATTATTATAAGGAGTTATTTCCGCTCCGGGCCGAATCGCGGCAAGAGCGTTATCTGAATCCAGGCAGCGCACTGGTCAGCGGCATTGCCCATGAGCCGAGAGCGGCGCTGGCCGTGCTGCAGGGGATGCTGGCACCTTACGTGCACAGCGGAAGGTTAACGATCCTTACGGAGCATGCGCTGGTGGAAGCGGAGTCCGGCGGGGATCAGGTAACATCCGTCCGGCTGCGGGACAGCAGATCCGGCGACATCGTCAAGCTGACCGGCGCATTTTTCCTCGATGCTACCGAGGAAGGGGATTTGCTTCCGCTGGCCGGCATCGAATACGTGACGGGTTCCGAGTCGGCGGAAGAGACCGGTGAACCGCATGCATTATCCGGTCCGGCGGACCGGGCGGACATGCAGGCTTTCACTTGGTGCTTCGCGATGGATTACCGGGAGGGCGAGGATCATACCATCCCGAAGCCGATTCGGTACGATTTCTGGAAGAGCTACCGGGCGGATTTCTGGCCCGATGCCATGCTGAGCTGGACGGGGCTAGTACCGCATACGCTGGAGCCGGTCACCTACAGCTTATTTCCGGACGGCCGATCGTTTTCCCTGTGGAAATACCGGCAGATCCTGAATCCGGAGCATTTCGAAGGCGGGTTGTTTGACAGCAGCGTCACGGTCGTGAACTGGCCGCAGAACGATTATTGGCTCGGCTCCATTATCGATGTCGTCCCGGAAGAGCGGGAACGGCATCTGGAGGAATCCAGGCAGCTGAGTTTGTCCCTGCTCTATTGGATGCAGACGGAAGCCCCGCGGCCCGATGGAGGAAAGGGGTATCCCGGACTCCGGCTTCGGCCGGACGTGATGGGAACGAAAGATGGCTTGGCAAAAGCCCCTTATATCCGTGAATCCCGCCGGATCCGCGCCGAATTTACCGTGAAGGAGCAGCATATTGCCGCCGAATGCCGTCCGGACGGGCGGGCGGAGACGTTCCGCGATTCCGTTGGCATCGGCTGCTACCGGATCGATCTGCATCCAAGCACGGGATTGCGGACGTATATCGATATTTCGAGCCTGCCCTTCCAAATTCCGATGGGGAGCCTGATTCCGGTACGGGTAGCCAATGTGCTGGCAGCCTGCAAGAATATCGGCACGACGCATATCACGAATGGGTGTTATCGTCTGCATCCTGTGGAATGGAACATCGGCGAGGCAGCCGGTTTTTTAGCCGCTTACTGCATAGAGCATGGACTGAAGCCGCGGGAAGTACGGAATACCCCGGACCACTTGGAAGCTTTTCAGCGGCGACTGACGGAACAGGGGATCGAACGGTCATGGCCGTCCGTTCATGCCGTTTGA